ctcgtagcgcactctagTACtcagacacttttagattcaaatttattcactttttatacactatcacattttatggtttcgtcaccttctaggtgtcggccagcacagctcgattcagggtccaagtggactttctgggtcggggtgtgtcatctcAAGCacaaaaaacagaaattgaaaaactaaaaaccaaatgattatcaaacaagCTCTTTGTAGTttgaaatatttattaaattttaaataacaaaatagGGTATTAATAGATCATATTCAAGGATGACAATCTAATTTTCACAATTAAATTTACATTACTTAAAACCTAATCAGATAATTTACAAGGACAATTCAAACCAAAATCTCTACCTCTACATGTCATCCACCACTCAAAAACGCAAACCTTAGATATTTTAAGAGAGCCTTTCAAGACAAAGAATAAATAAGTTGGGAAATCAATCTAGACATTATCACCAACCGCATTACACGCAGCTGTCTCTTTGTACTCTTCTTCATCCATCGTATCACAAATTCCTCTCCCTCTTGTCTCTGGCAAACAAACCACAAAACCCCCGCAAACCCCAACCACAACCCCAAACACTCCATACGACAAAAACCCACCGTTGTCTCTCCCCGCGGCCGCCAGCATGGGACTAAAAGCGCCTCCTAACACCACCGCCTGCCTCACCATCGAAAGAGCCGAGTTCCTCACGCAAGTGGGAAATAGCTCAATCGTAAATAGAAGCAACACATTGCAAGCCAAGCATGCGCTGAAAAAAGACACCAGCTCGAACCCTATTTGCAACCCTGTCCATATCGGATGGATACCTTTTAACACGGACATGATGCTACAGAATCCACTAAGAACAGTGTAAACCAAGATTGAGGTTTTTCTGTTCATTTTGTCGATGAAAAAGAATGTGATTAATGAAGCTGGCAATTCGATCAAGGCGTTGAGCGTGACGCCTAAGTAGAGATCGAATTCCAAGCTTCCCAAAGCTAATGGCATGCCATAATACACCATTCCGATACCACAGCCGATTGCCATAACCGCGGACAATCTCCGAAAAGCCCATTTTCGCTTCACCAAAGCGTTGATTGCAGAGTAGAGGTCGACGTTCCATGTTTCATGCTCGAAGGACAAGCTCGAAATAAAGCTCGAGGTAAGTTCTGTTTTGGTTGTAGTACTATTGACGGGTGCAATGCATTTTAGGGTTTCAATTGCGTCTTCTTTTCGACCTCGCACGAAGAGCCATCTTGGTGACTCATGAACTAAAAAATGAACCGTTATCGAGTACAATAATGTGGGGATTGAGGTCCAAAAATAGAGTGTTCTCCATAAGTGAGCTCTATGAGCGTATGCTATAGTTGGGAGGGAGAGAAACCCTAGAGTGAAGCAGAAGAATCCCATAACACCAACCTGACCCCGCCACCGCTTTCCGACGAGCTCTGTGGATAAGACAAGGGCGGAAGTACCGATGGTGGCACGGGCAAACCCGGTGATGAATCGGAGGACGGAATACATCCATATGTTGGTGGAAAAGGCAGTGAGGAAGGTGGATAAAGACATGATGAGACATGTGAGAAAGAGCATGTTTTTGCGACCTAGTGAGGTGTCAGCAAGTGAGGCCAGGGTCAGCCCGCCAATTAAACAGCCTATGAAGAAGGCTGAGGCCGGCAGTCCCGTGATGAGTGACGACGAGCACTCGAGGCCCCATTCGGAGATGATGGAAGTGTGTTTGGACCTGTCCCAGGCCCATGCGTTTTGAGGAAGTTGACAAATGTTGGAGGCTGAGTTGCATGAGTTGGGTAGCTCAGTGAGGTGGGTACAGTGCCATGTTGGCACAGAGTCCGTGAAGACAGCGATGAATGTTTGTTGGGCATCAAAGAACCATGAGAATGCTACAAGGATGGCTTGGAGAAATTGGGCCCATCCAAAATCTCCGATGCACTGCTCGATCATGGAGTCGAGGGATGGGAGCTGTTTGTGGAGCACAGGCGGTTCTGGCTCTGCCGAGTTTGGTTCGGAGAGAAGAGGGGCTGAATCGGCCATTTGGTTCAGAGCTAAAAGAAAAGGTTTGAGATATGATAGTAAAATACAATGAAGGTTTTTATAGAGAGCTAAAAGAAAAGGTttgaattgacaaaaaaaaaaaaaaaaaaaatagaaaaagaaaaaagaagaaatggtTTGAAATCTGGGCCAACTTTCTCAAAGTTGTCGTGAATAATGTTAGTTGTCAATTGTCAATGATCATGTTTGTCAATGATCATGTAGCATAATCATTGTCTTAATgtcatttaaataaataatgaagaTGTGAAAAGAAACGATGTATCATACAGTTTCATTAATTCGGTAGGCTACTTGATACAGAGACATACCTTAGAGTTGGATTATACAGATGCAAAAGAAAGAGATTATCATATAGCTGTGTGTCATCGTTTCACAAGCATATCACATGTAATAAGACTAAGTGCGGTAACACATGGCAAACATCCAATTGAGTGTAAATTATGAAGTTTTTAGTCGGCTGTGCACAATGTGATCCACGTTAATTACTAGATATTGGCTCCTTACAAATCAAATTATCGATGATGTTGTATAATGTCATAATCTGAATTATTCATTCTATTTGTCATcatgtaaagatcatctctaaaaaatatttcatttaatttaaatactGTTTAGTTCTCCACACAAATCAAACTAAATGACAGTAAATCATCTAAATTTGTAAAACAATTCACTGATTGTGAAGTACTCTCTCTCCAGGTATGTATTTTTCCTTGTGCACATGTTATCTCTTGCTCATCTATGTATGAAAAACAgcattataatttaatttttttggcttGTTGGTTATGTTGGTTCTTTCGTCAAACCATCTTGTGTCACGTTTTGGAGGTACTGTTTATTTTGTCAAGGAATTGTTTCACTGCATAGTGGGAGACTGTGAGGACTGTCTGTAAAGAAGAGTTAGGCGACATGGATTTGACTGTATACTAGGTTACATTGTAAAGCCTCTGTTGGGATATTGTATATGTACACGAGTCAAGGCAACATATTTAGAAGCATTGCATTTGTTAAAGTGATACACTGTTTGATATTACTAGAAAACACTCCTTTTAAATAGCATTTCACAAGCATGTCAGTACATTTTACTGCTTGTTTATTGGCCTTCGGTCGAGGTGTAGAAGTAAGAATTAATCATCTTTACGACGTAATATTAAAATGCAATGCCAATTATGTACACATTTGTTGACTAAAGATTTTTTTTGGCTTGTTGGTTATGTTGGTTCTTTCGTCAAACCATCTTGTGTCACGTTTTGGAGGTACTGTTTATTTTGTCTAGGAATTGTTTCACTGCATAGTGGGAGACTGTGAGGACTGTCTGTAAAGAAGAGTTTGGCGACATGGATTTGACTGTATACTAGGATACATTGTAAAGGCTCTGTTGGGATATTGTATATGTACACGCGTCAAGGCAACATATTTAGAAGCATTGCATTTGTTAAAGTGATACAATGTTTGATATTACTAGAAAACACTCCTTTTAAATAGCATTTCACAAGCATGTCAGTACATTTTACTGCTTGTTTATTGGCCTTCGGTCGAGGTGTAGAAGTAAGAATTAATCATCTTTACGACGTAATATTAAAATGCAATGCCAATTATGTACACATTTGTTGACTACAGATTTTTTGCAATTCCTTTTAACATTCGTATGTTGCAACTTAGggtttgctttttgttttcgtctatttttattttgtttatactAAAATGTTCGTGCGAGAAATGCTCCTTAAGCATTTGCACATCACTTTCCTTTGATGTGCAGAGTAACCCTGGTTGGGGATTTGACAGGAAATGCCAGTTCATGGATAAACTAGTGGATAAGGTTTCCAAGCACTATAAGTAACCTCAGAACTTTTATTGTTTGACGCTTAATGCTGAAAATGGCCACCACCTAAGCTCGTACGGAAAAAATAAGTCGTAGATTATGCTTTGATTTTGcggttcaattttcttttcctcaGAATTTTGTGCTCATAGTTCTTGTACTGAGCTTGTTTCGTTGTCATTAGtaaaagaaaatgttaaaaGTTGTGTTAAATTGTCGTCTGCAACGGTCGCAGAAGAGTTGCACCATTTTTTTTCTGGTAATAATTTGCTCTCTATGCATCATTGCACTTTTGCTGAAGCACTTAAAGCCTCCGGAGGGAGAGCGTGTCTTTCCTCTTGATTGAATGCGAATAGCATATTTCCTCAGCGAGCTG
This genomic stretch from Pyrus communis chromosome 2, drPyrComm1.1, whole genome shotgun sequence harbors:
- the LOC137726967 gene encoding organic cation/carnitine transporter 3-like, with product MADSAPLLSEPNSAEPEPPVLHKQLPSLDSMIEQCIGDFGWAQFLQAILVAFSWFFDAQQTFIAVFTDSVPTWHCTHLTELPNSCNSASNICQLPQNAWAWDRSKHTSIISEWGLECSSSLITGLPASAFFIGCLIGGLTLASLADTSLGRKNMLFLTCLIMSLSTFLTAFSTNIWMYSVLRFITGFARATIGTSALVLSTELVGKRWRGQVGVMGFFCFTLGFLSLPTIAYAHRAHLWRTLYFWTSIPTLLYSITVHFLVHESPRWLFVRGRKEDAIETLKCIAPVNSTTTKTELTSSFISSLSFEHETWNVDLYSAINALVKRKWAFRRLSAVMAIGCGIGMVYYGMPLALGSLEFDLYLGVTLNALIELPASLITFFFIDKMNRKTSILVYTVLSGFCSIMSVLKGIHPIWTGLQIGFELVSFFSACLACNVLLLFTIELFPTCVRNSALSMVRQAVVLGGAFSPMLAAAGRDNGGFLSYGVFGVVVGVCGGFVVCLPETRGRGICDTMDEEEYKETAACNAVGDNV